From the Leptolyngbya sp. O-77 genome, one window contains:
- the pyrH gene encoding UMP kinase: MGNTYRRVLLKLSGEALMGDLSYGIDPAVVDAICAEIKDVVDTGVEVAVVVGGGNIFRGIKGAAAGMDRATADYIGMIATVMNAMTLQDSLERKGVQTRVLTAIEMQEVAEPYIRRRAIRHLEKGRVVIFGAGSGNPFFTTDTTAALRAAEISAEVVFKATKVDGIYDADPKVNPDARRFQTLTYSYALEKDLRVMDGTAIALCKDNNIPIMVFNLAVEGNIRRALMGEPIGTLVGGSCGIS; encoded by the coding sequence ATGGGGAACACGTATCGGCGGGTTTTGCTAAAGCTGAGCGGCGAGGCACTGATGGGCGATCTCTCCTATGGGATTGACCCGGCAGTGGTGGATGCAATTTGTGCAGAGATTAAAGATGTAGTCGATACGGGCGTAGAAGTGGCCGTCGTCGTGGGCGGCGGCAATATTTTTCGCGGCATCAAGGGCGCAGCGGCGGGGATGGATCGGGCGACAGCGGATTACATCGGCATGATTGCCACCGTGATGAACGCGATGACGCTGCAAGACTCGCTGGAGCGAAAGGGCGTGCAAACTCGTGTGCTGACGGCGATTGAGATGCAGGAAGTCGCAGAACCCTACATTCGCCGCCGCGCTATTCGCCATTTGGAAAAGGGGCGAGTCGTTATCTTTGGTGCGGGGTCTGGCAATCCTTTCTTTACGACGGACACGACGGCGGCCCTGCGAGCAGCGGAAATTAGCGCAGAGGTGGTGTTCAAGGCGACAAAAGTGGATGGCATTTACGATGCTGACCCGAAGGTGAACCCCGATGCCCGCAGGTTCCAAACGCTGACCTACAGCTATGCGCTGGAAAAAGACCTGCGGGTGATGGATGGAACGGCGATCGCCCTGTGCAAAGATAACAATATCCCTATCATGGTGTTTAACCTAGCGGTTGAAGGCAATATTCGCCGCGCCTTGATGGGCGAACCCATTGGCACACTTGTTGGAGGCTCTTGTGGAATTAGCTGA
- a CDS encoding glutathione peroxidase, whose protein sequence is MTAASASIYDFSATSIDGKPVSLDAFKDKVLLIVNTASQCGFTPQYQGLQSLYSKYADRGLVVLGFPCNQFGQQEPGTADQIQAFCETRFGVSFPLFQKVDVNGSNAHPLFQYLTKSAPGIFGTEAIKWNFTKFLVDRQGNVVKRYPPTTKPEDLEADIQALL, encoded by the coding sequence ATGACTGCCGCTTCTGCATCTATCTACGACTTTTCAGCCACCAGCATCGACGGCAAGCCCGTATCGCTCGATGCGTTCAAAGACAAGGTGCTGTTGATTGTGAACACGGCCAGCCAGTGCGGCTTTACGCCCCAATATCAGGGGCTTCAGTCCCTCTACAGCAAATACGCCGATCGGGGTCTGGTGGTGCTGGGCTTCCCGTGCAATCAGTTTGGACAGCAGGAACCGGGAACAGCAGATCAAATCCAGGCGTTTTGCGAAACCCGGTTTGGGGTGTCGTTCCCGCTATTCCAAAAAGTAGACGTGAACGGCAGCAACGCCCATCCTCTGTTTCAATACCTGACGAAATCCGCCCCCGGTATCTTTGGCACGGAGGCGATTAAGTGGAATTTCACCAAGTTCTTGGTCGATCGCCAGGGCAACGTCGTGAAGCGCTACCCGCCCACCACCAAACCAGAAGATCTGGAGGCTGATATTCAGGCATTGCTGTAG
- a CDS encoding thioredoxin family protein, whose product MTGTAIGSYAPDFELPGVDGEVHHLARYLKSHRAVCVVFMCNHCPYVRLYIDRLKQIQDDFQGQGVTLIGINPNDDTRYPDDSFDKMKSFAIEQAINFPYLRDVTQEVAEAFGAERTPEIYLLDSEGILRYNGAIDDSPQNPDGVQKAYLKEAIASILSGTAIADTHTHTIGCSVKWRQPTEG is encoded by the coding sequence ATGACTGGAACCGCGATTGGTAGTTACGCGCCCGACTTTGAACTGCCCGGTGTAGATGGCGAGGTGCATCATCTCGCTCGGTATCTGAAATCCCATCGGGCGGTTTGTGTGGTTTTCATGTGCAACCACTGCCCCTATGTGCGGCTGTATATTGATCGCCTCAAGCAAATTCAGGACGACTTTCAGGGGCAGGGCGTGACGTTGATCGGCATCAATCCCAACGACGACACGCGCTACCCCGACGATAGTTTCGACAAGATGAAGTCTTTTGCCATCGAGCAGGCGATCAACTTTCCCTACCTGCGCGATGTGACGCAGGAGGTGGCCGAGGCGTTTGGCGCAGAGCGCACGCCGGAGATTTACCTGCTGGATAGCGAGGGCATTCTCCGGTATAACGGGGCAATTGACGATAGCCCGCAGAATCCTGACGGGGTTCAGAAGGCTTATTTGAAAGAGGCGATCGCCAGCATTCTCTCCGGCACTGCGATCGCCGACACCCACACGCACACTATCGGTTGCTCCGTAAAATGGCGACAGCCGACAGAAGGATAG
- a CDS encoding glutathione S-transferase family protein codes for MLELYQFELSHYCEKIRLILDYKGLPYHKVEVTPGVGQLDLFRMSGQRQVPVLKDGSTIIADSTEIAEYLEKTYPDRPIIPTDPKQRGLCLLMEQWADESIGLNARKCMIGALGKDQSFRQSFLPNTIPDFLKTVVSSVPNELFSVLELGVGLTPDALKEAEASMKRDLAALCFILLDQPYLITDHPTLADFAVAGLTMYVKFPDGDYLDIPQSLKGKGVPGIADVGTFAPFFEWRDRLYTNFRKTGTTSTSSSASRPTSIQID; via the coding sequence ATGCTAGAGCTTTATCAATTTGAGTTATCCCACTACTGCGAAAAGATTCGGCTAATTTTGGACTATAAGGGCTTGCCCTATCACAAGGTGGAAGTGACTCCTGGTGTCGGCCAGCTTGATCTGTTTCGGATGTCTGGCCAGCGCCAGGTGCCCGTGCTGAAAGACGGCTCCACCATCATTGCCGACTCCACCGAAATTGCCGAGTATCTGGAAAAGACCTATCCCGATCGCCCGATTATTCCCACTGACCCCAAGCAGCGCGGGCTGTGTTTGTTAATGGAGCAGTGGGCCGACGAATCCATTGGGCTAAATGCCCGCAAGTGCATGATCGGCGCACTGGGCAAAGACCAGAGCTTCCGCCAGTCGTTTCTCCCCAACACGATTCCTGATTTTCTAAAAACGGTCGTTAGCTCTGTGCCCAATGAGCTATTTAGTGTCCTGGAACTGGGCGTGGGGTTAACCCCAGATGCCCTTAAAGAAGCCGAAGCATCCATGAAGCGGGATCTGGCGGCGCTCTGCTTTATCTTGCTCGATCAGCCCTACCTGATCACCGATCATCCCACCCTGGCAGATTTTGCTGTGGCGGGGCTGACGATGTACGTCAAGTTTCCTGATGGCGACTACCTGGATATTCCCCAATCGCTGAAGGGCAAGGGCGTTCCGGGTATCGCTGACGTGGGTACGTTTGCGCCGTTTTTTGAATGGCGCGATCGCCTCTACACCAACTTCCGCAAAACTGGGACGACCAGCACCAGCAGCAGCGCTAGTCGCCCCACCTCGATTCAGATCGACTAA
- the ispG gene encoding (E)-4-hydroxy-3-methylbut-2-enyl-diphosphate synthase, producing MQTLPNPVNAPTPPSAPADANVGIVRRKTRPVPVGDITIGGDYPVAVQSMINEDTLDIEGSVAAIRRLHEIGCEIVRVTVPSMAHAKAMEEIRDRLYKSYKPVPLVADVHHNGMKIALEVANYVDNVRINPGLYVFEKPKSDRTEYTSAEFTEIGEKIRETLEPLVIKLRDQNKSMRIGVNHGSLAERMLFTYGDTPEGMVESALEFIRICESLDFYNIELSLKASRVPVMIAANRLMVKRMDELGMDYPLHLGVTEAGDGEYGRIKSTAGIGTLLAEGIGDTIRVSLTEAPEKEIPVCYGILQALGLRRTMVEYVACPSCGRTLFNLEEVLAKVRAATNHLTGLNIAVMGCIVNGPGEMADADYGYVGKQAGYISLYRGREEIKRVPEDQGVQELINLIKADGRWVEP from the coding sequence ATGCAAACGCTTCCTAATCCTGTCAATGCGCCCACTCCTCCGTCTGCCCCTGCCGATGCCAACGTGGGCATTGTGCGCCGCAAAACACGCCCGGTTCCCGTGGGCGACATTACCATCGGCGGCGACTATCCGGTGGCGGTGCAGTCGATGATCAACGAAGACACGCTGGATATCGAGGGTTCCGTGGCGGCAATTCGGCGGCTGCATGAAATTGGCTGCGAAATTGTGCGGGTGACTGTGCCCAGCATGGCCCACGCCAAAGCGATGGAGGAAATCCGCGATCGCCTCTACAAGTCCTACAAGCCCGTGCCGCTGGTGGCCGATGTGCATCACAACGGCATGAAAATTGCCTTGGAAGTGGCGAATTATGTGGATAACGTGCGGATCAATCCGGGGCTGTACGTGTTTGAAAAGCCCAAGAGCGATCGCACGGAATACACCAGCGCCGAATTTACTGAAATTGGCGAAAAAATCCGCGAAACCCTGGAACCGCTGGTGATCAAGCTGCGTGACCAGAACAAGTCCATGCGGATTGGCGTGAATCACGGCTCTTTGGCAGAACGAATGTTATTCACCTACGGCGACACGCCCGAAGGCATGGTCGAGTCGGCCCTAGAGTTCATCCGCATTTGCGAATCGCTGGATTTCTACAACATTGAACTATCGCTGAAAGCCTCTCGCGTACCCGTGATGATTGCCGCCAACCGCCTGATGGTGAAGCGCATGGACGAGCTGGGCATGGACTATCCGCTGCACTTGGGCGTGACGGAAGCCGGAGACGGCGAATACGGCCGCATCAAGTCTACCGCGGGCATCGGCACGCTGCTGGCCGAGGGCATCGGCGACACGATCCGCGTCTCGCTAACGGAAGCCCCGGAGAAGGAGATTCCGGTCTGCTACGGCATCTTGCAGGCGCTGGGGCTGCGGCGAACGATGGTGGAATATGTCGCCTGTCCGTCTTGCGGACGCACGTTGTTTAACCTGGAAGAGGTGTTGGCCAAGGTTCGCGCTGCTACAAATCACTTGACCGGGTTAAATATCGCCGTAATGGGGTGCATTGTCAACGGGCCGGGCGAAATGGCCGATGCCGACTATGGCTATGTCGGCAAGCAGGCGGGCTACATTTCGCTGTATCGGGGACGTGAAGAAATTAAGCGCGTTCCGGAAGATCAGGGGGTGCAGGAGTTAATTAACTTGATCAAGGCAGATGGACGCTGGGTTGAGCCGTAG
- the ctpC gene encoding carboxyl-terminal processing protease CtpC translates to MDITKRGLVLGSTAFAVAAMTVTGAGMHLSKGQAFFQESPKELIDEVWQLINRTYVDATFNQVDWQAVRQEYLERNYTNREEAYAAIREMLELLGDPYTRFMNPAEFRDMQVDTSGELTGVGIQLSQDEETKELVVVAPIEDTPASQAGILARDVITKINDQTTEGMDVNQAVSLIRGPVGTEVTLTIRRGDQELEFKLQRARIELHPVRYSLQDSSLGKIGYIRLNQFSANASEEMKEAIQDLERQQATGYVLDLRSNPGGLLYASIDIARMWLNEGVIVSTVDRQGIAEQERANGSALTDKPLVVLVDGGSASASEILSGALQDNGRAVLVGTQTFGKGLVQSVRGLGDGSGLAVTVAKYLTPSGRDINKQGIEPNVLVELTDEQRETLSQNRDQIGTLADPQYARALEALRQEIAAHRQRRAESLP, encoded by the coding sequence ATGGATATTACAAAACGCGGACTCGTTTTGGGCAGCACGGCATTTGCTGTCGCAGCAATGACCGTTACCGGGGCGGGGATGCACCTGTCCAAAGGGCAAGCGTTCTTCCAGGAAAGCCCGAAGGAGCTAATTGACGAGGTTTGGCAACTGATCAATCGCACCTACGTCGATGCCACGTTTAACCAGGTTGATTGGCAGGCAGTCCGGCAAGAATATCTAGAGCGCAACTACACGAACCGTGAAGAAGCCTACGCTGCCATCCGCGAGATGCTGGAGCTATTGGGTGATCCCTACACGCGGTTTATGAACCCGGCTGAGTTTCGGGATATGCAGGTAGACACGTCGGGCGAATTGACGGGGGTCGGCATTCAGCTTTCCCAAGACGAAGAAACCAAAGAACTGGTGGTTGTCGCGCCGATCGAAGACACGCCTGCATCGCAGGCTGGCATCCTGGCTAGAGATGTGATTACCAAAATTAACGATCAGACCACTGAAGGCATGGATGTGAACCAGGCAGTGTCGCTGATTCGCGGCCCGGTCGGCACTGAGGTTACGCTTACCATTCGTCGGGGCGATCAGGAGCTAGAGTTCAAGTTGCAACGGGCCCGGATCGAGCTACATCCAGTTAGGTACTCTCTGCAAGACTCCTCGCTGGGCAAGATCGGCTATATCCGCCTGAACCAGTTCAGCGCCAACGCCTCAGAAGAAATGAAAGAGGCAATTCAAGATCTAGAGCGGCAGCAGGCAACGGGCTACGTGCTGGATCTGCGCTCCAATCCAGGCGGACTGCTCTACGCCAGCATCGACATTGCCCGCATGTGGCTAAATGAAGGCGTGATCGTGTCCACCGTAGACCGCCAAGGCATTGCAGAACAGGAGCGGGCCAACGGCAGCGCCCTGACAGACAAGCCGCTCGTGGTGCTGGTGGACGGTGGTTCGGCTAGCGCCAGCGAGATCTTGTCGGGCGCGCTGCAAGACAATGGTCGTGCGGTGCTGGTGGGAACGCAGACTTTTGGCAAGGGACTGGTGCAGTCGGTGCGGGGACTGGGCGATGGCTCTGGGCTGGCGGTGACGGTTGCCAAATATCTGACCCCAAGCGGGCGCGACATCAATAAGCAGGGAATCGAACCCAATGTGCTGGTCGAGTTGACCGACGAACAGCGGGAAACCCTAAGCCAAAACCGGGATCAAATCGGTACGCTGGCTGATCCGCAATATGCGCGGGCACTGGAGGCCCTGCGGCAGGAAATTGCGGCCCATCGGCAGCGCCGAGCCGAATCGCTGCCCTAG
- a CDS encoding isochorismate synthase yields MNLFKVIGQAIQFLTEGASEIFSPDRDEYPKTGVQPYEGDPLSERVESTK; encoded by the coding sequence ATGAATCTTTTTAAGGTCATTGGACAGGCGATTCAATTCCTTACCGAAGGAGCATCGGAGATTTTCAGCCCTGACCGAGACGAATATCCAAAAACGGGCGTGCAGCCCTACGAAGGTGATCCGCTGTCTGAGCGCGTAGAATCCACGAAGTAG
- the mraY gene encoding phospho-N-acetylmuramoyl-pentapeptide-transferase, whose amino-acid sequence MKAQTVDAKISPGRSISVTGRTLLLTLSAILVCLMAALDVAAGRSPWQAASLTLPFALSAAGVGALGYAAVPQLRAWKAGQVIREDGPQAHLKKAGTPTMGGIFVVPVGVAIALLLSGFHPTVLAVAALTLAYGFIGWLDDWQILRRKSNKGISPRTKLALQIGFGGLFCLWAFSHSFPGMTTVLLPFGLALPLGALFWLVSWFVLVAESNATNLTDGLDGLAGGTGAIALLGLAALVAPDHPELAVFCAAMGGSYLGFLVHNHNPARVFMGDTGSLALGGALAAAAIVSQSLFGLLILSGIFLVETLSVIAQVGYYKATKDENGIGKRLFKMAPLHHHLELTGWSETQVVGRFYLIGVLLVLVCLSLFQG is encoded by the coding sequence GTGAAGGCGCAAACTGTGGATGCAAAGATTTCTCCAGGTCGGTCAATTTCAGTAACGGGGCGCACCTTGCTCCTGACGTTATCCGCGATTCTGGTCTGTCTGATGGCGGCGCTGGATGTGGCTGCGGGGCGATCGCCCTGGCAAGCGGCTAGTCTGACGTTGCCCTTTGCCCTGTCCGCGGCGGGGGTCGGAGCGTTGGGCTATGCGGCTGTGCCCCAACTCCGCGCGTGGAAAGCGGGCCAGGTGATTCGCGAAGATGGGCCCCAGGCGCACCTGAAAAAGGCGGGCACTCCGACGATGGGCGGCATTTTCGTTGTTCCCGTCGGCGTGGCGATCGCCCTGCTGCTCTCCGGGTTTCACCCGACCGTGTTGGCGGTTGCAGCGTTGACCCTCGCCTATGGGTTTATCGGCTGGCTTGATGATTGGCAGATCCTCCGCCGCAAGTCGAATAAGGGCATTTCTCCCCGCACCAAGCTGGCGCTGCAAATCGGCTTTGGGGGACTGTTCTGCCTCTGGGCTTTTAGCCACTCATTTCCAGGTATGACCACGGTGCTGCTGCCCTTTGGACTGGCGCTACCGCTGGGGGCGCTGTTCTGGCTGGTGTCGTGGTTTGTGCTAGTGGCCGAGAGCAACGCCACCAACCTGACCGACGGGCTGGATGGGCTGGCGGGCGGCACCGGGGCGATCGCCCTGCTCGGTCTGGCGGCACTCGTTGCCCCAGATCACCCTGAGCTAGCCGTTTTCTGTGCGGCGATGGGCGGCAGCTACTTGGGCTTTTTGGTACACAACCATAACCCCGCCCGCGTGTTTATGGGCGATACGGGTTCCCTAGCGCTGGGCGGAGCGCTAGCGGCTGCGGCGATCGTCAGCCAGTCGCTCTTTGGTCTGTTAATTCTGAGCGGTATCTTCCTGGTCGAAACGTTGTCCGTCATTGCTCAAGTCGGCTACTACAAAGCCACGAAAGATGAAAACGGTATCGGCAAGCGTCTCTTCAAGATGGCTCCGCTGCATCATCATCTGGAACTGACCGGCTGGTCAGAAACTCAGGTGGTTGGGCGGTTCTATCTAATTGGCGTGCTGCTGGTTCTAGTTTGCCTGTCGCTGTTTCAGGGCTAA